A genomic window from Halobaculum sp. MBLA0147 includes:
- a CDS encoding lysostaphin resistance A-like protein yields MTRTPVSENVVFVCRGRGTDPSSRRRRRRLRYRNPPTRLPEPLGEDTRPGHADPLGGRHVFEQIHLVNFGGSVVGALVGAATITVGGVVFGTVYERTRNLVVPILAHGAYNTVLLVATFLTTRGGCRVRSAGRAGSSTTAASRTRRVRR; encoded by the coding sequence ATGACTCGGACGCCCGTCTCTGAGAACGTGGTCTTCGTGTGTCGCGGTCGGGGGACGGATCCGTCTTCGAGACGTCGGCGTCGTAGGCTAAGGTACCGCAACCCCCCGACCAGACTACCCGAACCTCTCGGAGAGGATACGCGCCCCGGGCACGCCGATCCGCTCGGCGGCCGCCACGTGTTCGAACAGATCCACCTCGTGAACTTCGGCGGTTCCGTCGTCGGCGCGCTCGTCGGTGCGGCGACTATCACCGTCGGCGGCGTGGTGTTCGGGACGGTCTACGAGCGGACCCGCAACCTAGTCGTCCCGATCCTGGCCCACGGCGCGTACAACACCGTGTTGTTGGTCGCGACCTTCCTCACCACCCGAGGAGGCTGCCGCGTCAGATCGGCGGGACGAGCAGGTTCCAGTACCACAGCAGCCAGTAGAACCCGACGAGTGAGGCGGTGA